The following proteins come from a genomic window of Mustela lutreola isolate mMusLut2 chromosome 6, mMusLut2.pri, whole genome shotgun sequence:
- the MDC1 gene encoding mediator of DNA damage checkpoint protein 1 isoform X2: protein MEDTQAVNWDVEEEEETERCSESLPCSLEPVGRLHIFSSAHGPEKDFPLYLGKNMVGRMPDCSVTLPFSSISKQHAVIEILAWDKAPVLQDCGSLNGTQVLRPPKVLSPGVSHRLRDQELILFADLPCQYHRLNVPLPFVSRGPLTVEETPRVQGGTQPQRLLLAEDSEEEVDSPSERCVMKGPRTSPLAAVVPESDEEGPSPAPDGPGPPFAFSLDSDTDEEESQHPAAGEAFLAARRGSTAETEQPTAVATEIQLEKDQCSVKERNNGTEVERDARNGVVPLGATLARNQTAEEDSDTDMDESRPAEVLWKRAQPSGFTDSDTDVEEEGIPATPAVVPTKKRQILHEISKKIPQAPALVHLQESPANNDTDVEESEFQLAVPPERNQASVVIDSNTDDEEEVLAALTLAHLKESQADTWNRGTDVEESRAQPVALLEQNQTSAGRDSDTDSEEEGLPIEKKGTVPKCHIDKAYSEKRQSPLQDCDLGVDEDKSSLGAHLQRSQASATVDINTQVEEKTLSGPAVTLVEKHQVPMVWTNQTNVEVEGGQAKLPVMHLEETQPPPPGDCETGAEEGTSLAASVVADTGKCQLPAEGDAGMEWAAAVPEQERALEARAQGESLVSQVEQDLLPVSRENLTDLVVDTGTSGEPIQPQREGAQTPTERERELHVDRTKDSGDNHGDSEDLDLQATQCFVERENQSPEVQSMEDEATQAFLVTLPQDPGPSCCSFQAPGALDEPWEVLATQPFCPRESEASEPHPIAAHLDAHGSCPSTPRTPPQAQHPEIPVHEEALGTQGRGMQTVENDMGTPREAAEGVTPERGLLNRETKNLPAEEREDVIGEEELTRGKQMLARDNQGQESDQKVKSASIERNTETLNIEIEIPREVQEEEIGKQTLAREVFEREAEKLVLEREDEPSGLGIEVPEEKLESGPQRGETEKGSQDQEGQASHLTPEPRAGTGDHQGLTSTPGASGNQSDGAPISPRRQQRGHWTYKMPPAEKASAGDQESADACLPPAVPEASALHHNSLLSQSQKHPVPQPFHSPSPSSLEPIPRTRQNGNQEVPETTLSSDMEPLHSKSKVRLQGSSRKTPSAVSSLALEPHSTIPTDQPLSPELTSRVTRGRTRRSSVMTPELVVPTAPELQTSTSKDQPVIPESTLPVTRGRTNRFSVKTPELVVPIVPTVKPSTSKEQPAATELISQSRTHKSVKTPEPVVSTATQGRAHRSSDKTPKTVIPIAPELQPSTSKDQPVTPERTSRVTWGRTRRSSIKTPQPTVSTVPELQPSTSKDQSIITEPISGATHSRTYRSSGKTSEPHVPTAPKVQPSIATDQPVTPEPTSRVTWGRTRRSSVKTPKPTVPTVPELQPSTSKDQPVITEPTSGAPHSRTHRSSGKTPEPVIPIAPEVQPSIPTDQPVIPKPTSQGRTPRSSIKTPEPIVPTAPEPQLTTPGGQPVTPKRTSRGRTPRSSSKTPKSIVYTVPELQASTPTNQPVTPKLISLATRGRTQRSSIKTSEPVAPTAPELQPSLSTDQPVTPEPTSRATRGRTHRSFVKIPQPTELRAPDLESLTPTDQLVTPKAQGFQGKTLRSSGISAGPVLTTPEFQSPVPTDQPLPPEPISQANCSRKLRATRKYGSLTAPIVCEPYSALPESKSQSSRNQRQGAVRVVESLRTTPKPALAQLPEAPTHATQIQKVEGAGRSEFTPEPLPKASQSCKRPLATVDSPPLQKRLQRGEVTQKTVFLKEEEEDPMERPRKEEDVVAPGPGKRKRDQAEEEPKGLPSRSLRRTKPNQESTAPKVLFTGVVDARGERAVLALGGSLASSVAEASHLVTDRVRRTVKFLCALGRGIPILSLDWLHQSRKAGCFLPPDEYVVTDPEQEKNFGFSLRDALSRARERRLLEGYEIHVTPGVQPPPPQMGEIISCCGGTVLPSMPRSYKPQRVVITCSQDFPRCSIPFRVGLPILSPEFLLTGVLKQEAKPEAFILSTLEMSSS, encoded by the exons ATGGAGGACACCCAGGCTGTTAACTGGGATgttgaagaagaggaggagacagagagatgcAGTGAATCCTTACCGTGTAGCTTGGAGCCCGTAGGGCGATTGCATATCTTCAGTAGTGCCCATGGACCAGAAAAAG ATTTCCCCCTGTATCTCGGGAAGAATATGGTGGGCCGAATGCCTGATTGCTCTGTGACCCTACCCTTTTCATCCATCTCCAAACAACATGCAGTGATTGAAATTTTGGCCTGGGACAAAGCGCCTGTCCTCCAAGATTGTGGCAGCCTCAATGGTACTCAAGTCCTAAGGCCTCCTAAGGTCCTAAGCCCAGGGGTGAGTCACCGGCTGAGGGACCAGGAGTTGATTCTCTTTGCTGACTTGCCCTGCCAGTACCATCGCCTGAATGTCCCCCTGCCCTTTGTTTCCCGGGGCCCTCTAACTGTAGAAGAGACACCCAGGGTACAGGGAGGAACTCAACCCCAGAGGCTCTTGTTGGCTGAGGACTCAGAGGAGGAAGTAG ATTCTCCTTCTGAAAGGTGTGTGATGAAAGGACCAAGGACCTCCCCTTTGGCAGCAGTAGTTCCAGAGAG TGATGAAGAAGGACCTTCTCCTGCCCCAGATGGCCCTGGGCCACCATTTGCCTTCAGCCTGGACAGTGACACAGATGAGGAAGAAAGTCAGCATCCAGCAGCAGGAGAGGCCTTCTTAGCTGCCAGAAGAGGCTCCACTGCAGAGACAGAACAGCCTACAGCTGTGGCAACTGAAATCCAGCTTGAAAAGGATCAGTGTTCAGTGAAGGAGAGGAACAATGGCACAGAGGTTGAGAGGGATGCAAGGAATGGGGTGGTCCCACTTGGGGCCACTCTGGCAAGAAACCAAACTGCTGAGGAGGACAGTGACACAGATATGGATGAGAGCAGGCCTGCTGAGGTCCTCTGGAAAAGGGCCCAGCCTTCTGGCTTCACAGACAGTGATACTGATGTGGAAGAAGAAGGGATCCCCGCAACCCCAGCTGTAGTTCCTACGAAGAAGAGGCAAATCCTCCACGAAATTAGTAAAAAGATTCCTCAGGCACCTGCTTTGGTACATCTGCAGGAGAGCCCAGCCAATAATGATACAGATGTGGAAGAAAGTGAGTTCCAACTGGCAGTCCCTCCGGAGAGAAACCAAGCCTCCGTGGTGATTGACAGCAATACAGATGATGAGGAAGAAGTCTTAGCAGCACTCACTTTGGCACATCTGAAAGAGAGCCAAGCTGATACATGGAACAGAGGTACTGATGTGGAAGAGAGCAGGGCCCAACCTGTGGCTCTTCTGGAGCAAAACCAAACCTCTGCTGGGAGAGACAGTGACACAGACTCGGAGGAGGAGGGGCTCCCAATCGAAAAGAAAGGAACTGTTCCCAAGTGTCATATAGACAAGGCATATtcagaaaaaaggcagtctcCTCTCCAAGACTGTGATCTAGGGGTGGACGAAGATAAGAGCTCACTTGGGGCCCATCTGCAGAGAAGCCAAGCCTCTGCCACAGTGGACATCAACACACAAGTGGAGGAGAAAACCCTATCAGGACCAGCCGTTACACTTGTGGAGAAGCATCAAGTGCCTATGGTATGGACAAATCAAACAAATGTGGAAGTAGAAGGGGGCCAAGCAAAGCTGCCTGTGATGCATCTAGAGGAAACCCAGCCTCCTCCCCCTGGGGACTGTGAGACAGGTGCAGAAGAGGGCACATCCTTAGCAGCCTCAGTGGTGGCAGATACAGGAAAGTGCCAGCTTCCAGCAGAAGGGGATGCTGGGATGGAATGGGCTGCAGCTGTTCCTGAGCAAGAGAGAGCTCTTGAGGCAAGGGCCCAGGGTGAATCCCTTGTGTCACAGGTGGAGCAGGATCTTCTCCCTGTCTCGAGGGAGAACCTTACAGATCTTGTGGTGGACACAGGCACTTCAGGGGAACCCATCCAGCCGCAGAGAGAGGGAGCCCAAACCcctacagaaagggagagagaattacaTGTGGACAGGACCAAGGACTCTGGGGACAACCATGGTG ATTCTGAAGACTTGGACCTACAGGCTACCCAGTGCtttgtggagagagagaatcagagccCAGAAG TCCAGAGCATGGAGGATGAAGCTACCCAGGCCTTCCTGGTTACTCTACCCCAAGACCCTGGCCCTTCCTGTTGCAGTTTCCAGGCCCCAG GTGCCCTGGATGAGCCATGGGAAGTCTTGGCAACACAGCCATTCTGTCCGAGAGAGTCTGAGGCCTCTGAGCCCCATCCCATTGCTGCCCATCTTGATGCCCATGGATCTTGCCCCTCTACACCCAGGACACCACCACAAGCCCAACATCCAGAGATCCCAGTTCATGAAGAGGCACTGGGGACTCAAGGCAGAGGGATGCAGACTGTGGAGAACGACATGGGTACAccaagggaagcagcagagggggtGACCCCTGAGAGAGGACTGTTGAACAGGGAAACCAAGAACCTGccagcagaagagagagaagatgttaTAGGAGAAGAAGAATTAACCAGAGGGAAACAGATGTTAGCTAGAGATAATCAGGGACAAGAGTCTGACCAAAAGGTAAAAAGTGCAAGTATTGAAAGGAATACGGAGACTTTAAACATAGAAATTGAGATCCCCAGGGAAGTACAAGAGGAAGAGATAGGAAAGCAGACTCTTGCAAGAgaagtatttgagagagaagcagagaaactaGTACTAGAGAGAGAAGATGAGCCAAGTGGATTAGGCATTGAGGTACCAGAAGAAAAACTGGAGAGCGGAccacagagaggggaaacagagaaagggagcCAGGACCAGGAAGGGCAGGCCTCCCATCTAACACCAGAGCCTAGAGCAGGGACGGGAGACCATCAGGGACTCACTTCAACCCCAGGAGCTTCTGGGAACCAGTCAGATGGAGCCCCGATAAGCCCCAGGAGGCAGCAGAGAG GCCACTGGACTTACAAGATGCCACCTGCTGAGAAGGCCTCTGCG GGTGATCAGGAATCTGCAGATGCTTGTCTGCCTCCTGCAGTGCCTGAAGCCTCAGCCCTCCACCACAACTCCCTCCTCTCTCAGAGTCAAAAACATCCTGTGCCCCAGCCCTTccattctccctctccatcttcttTAGAGCCCATTCCCAGAACCAGACAAAATGGGAATCAGGAAGTTCCAGAGACTACCTTGTCCTCAGACATGGAGCCTCTCCACTCAAAATCCAAAGTCAGGCTCCAAGGGTCCTCCAGGAAGACACCCTCTGCAGTTTCTTCTTTAGCCCTTGAACCACACTCTACCATCCCCACAGACCAGCCCCTCAGTCCTGAGCTCACATCTCGGGTCACTCGGGGCAGGACACGTAGGTCCTCTGTCATGACCCCTGAACTAGTTGTCCCCACAGCCCCTGAGCTCCAGACTTCCACCTCCAAAGACCAGCCTGTCATCCCTGAGTCAACATTGCCGGTCACTCGGGGTAGAACAAATAGGTTTTCTGTCAAGACCCCTGAACTTGTTGTTCCTATAGTCCCTACAGTCAAGCCTTCCACCTCCAAGGAGCAGCCTGCCGCTACTGAGCTCATATCTCAGAGCAGGACCCATAAATCTGTCAAGACCCCTGAACCAGTTGTCTCCACAGCCACTCAGGGAAGGGCACATAGGTCTTCTGACAAGACTCCCAAAACAGTTATCCCCATAGCCCCTGAGCTCCAGCCTTCTACTTCCAAAGACCAGCCTGTCACCCCGGAGCGCACATCTAGGGTCACTTGGGGCCGTACACGTAGGTCCTCTATCAAGACTCCTCAACCAACTGTCTCCACAGTCCCTGAACTCCAGCCTTCCACCTCCAAAGACCAGTCTATCATCACTGAGCCCATATCTGGGGCCACTCACAGCAGGACATATAGGTCTTCTGGTAAGACCTCTGAGCCACATGTCCCAACAGCTCCTAAAGTCCAGCCTTCCATCGCCACAGACCAGCCTGTCACCCCTGAGCCCACATCTAGGGTCACTTGGGGCAGGACACGTAGATCCTCTGTCAAGACTCCTAAACCAACTGTCCCCACAGTCCCTGAACTCCAGCCTTCCACCTCCAAAGACCAGCCTGTCATCACTGAGCCCACATCTGGGGCCCCTCACAGCAGGACACATAGGTCTTCTGGCAAGACCCCTGAGCCAGTTATCCCAATAGCTCCTGAAGTCCAGCCTTCCATCCCCACAGACCAGCCTGTCATCCCCAAACCCACATCTCAGGGCAGGACACCCAGGTCTTCTATCAAGACCCCTGAGCCAATTGTCCCGACAGCCCCTGAGCCCCAGCTTACCACCCCTGGAGGCCAGCCTGTCACCCCCAAACGTACATCTCGGGGCAGGACACCTAGATCTTCTAGCAAGACCCCTAAATCAATTGTCTACACAGTCCCTGAGCTCCAGGCTTCCACCCCCACAAACCAGCCTGTCACCCCCAAACTCATATCTCTGGCCACTCGGGGCAGGACACAAAGATCCTCTATCAAGACCTCTGAGCCAGTTGCCCCCACAGCCCCTGAACTCCAGCCTTCCCTCTCCACAGATCAGCCTGTCACTCCTGAGCCCACATCTCGGGCCACTCGGGGCAGGACACATAGGTCCTTTGTCAAGAtcccccaaccaactgagctcagagcccctgACCTTGAATCTCTCACCCCCACAGATCAGCTGGTCACCCCTAAGGCTCAGGGTTTTCAGGGTAAGACACTCAGGTCTTCTGGAATAAGTGCTGGGCCAGTTCTTACCACCCCTGAATTCCAGTCTCCTGTCCCCACAGACCAGCCTCTTCCCCCTGAGCCCATCTCTCAAGCCAATTGCAGCAGGAAGCTGAGGGCCACTAGGAAATATGGGTCCCTCACAGCTCCCATTGTCTGTGAGCCGTATTCTGCACTCCCTGAATCTAAATCTCAGTCCTCAAGGAACCAGAGACAAGGGGCAGTGAGAGTAGTTGAATCCCTCAGGACCACACCCAAGCCTGCCTTAGCCCAGCTTCCTGAGGCCCCCACTCATGCTACCCAAATCCAAAAGGTAGAGGGAGCAGGCAGATCAGAGTTCACCCCAGAGCCCCTGCCTAAGGCCTCTCAGAGCTGCAAGAGGCCTTTGGCTACTGTAGATTCACCCCCACTTCAAAAACGGCTCCAAAGAGGGGAAGTCACCCAGAAGACAGTGTTCctcaaggaagaggaagaagatccAATGGAGAGGCCAAGGAAGGAAGAG GATGTAGTGGCTCCAGGACcaggcaagagaaagagagaccaagcAGAGGAGGAGCCCAAGGGACTACCAAGCCGCAGCCTTCGACGCACCAAACCTAACCAAGAGTCCACAGCCCCCAAA GTACTTTTCACAGGAGTGGTGGATGCCCGTGGAGAGCGGGCAGTGTTGGCCCTGGGGGGGAGTCTGGCCAGCTCAGTGGCAGAGGCTTCCCACCTAGTGACTGATCGAGTCCGACGCACAGTCAAGTTCCTCTGTGCCCTGGGGCGGGGGATCCCCATCCTCTCCTTGGACTGGCTGCACCAG TCCCGCAAAGCTGGTTGCTTCTTGCCCCCGGATGAATATGTGGTGACTGATCCTGAGCAGGAAAAGAACTTCGGCTTCAGCCTTCGAGATGCCCTGAGCCGGGCTCGGGAACGAAGGTTGCTGGAG gGCTATGAGATCCACGTGACCCCAGGAGTCCAGCCCCCACCACCTCAGATGGGAGAGATCATCAGCTGCTGTGGAGGCACTGTACTACCCAGCATGCCCCGGTCCTATAAG CCTCAGAGAGTTGTGATTACATGCTCCCAGGACTTCCCTCGATGCTCTATTCCGTTTCGGGTTGGGCTGCCCATCCTCTCACCTGAGTTCCTGCTGACAGGAGTGCTGAAGCAGGAAGCCAAGCCAGAGGCCTTCATCCTCTCCACTTTGGAAATGTCATCCTCCTGA